In the genome of Gloeotrichia echinulata CP02, one region contains:
- a CDS encoding response regulator has translation MNTVLIVEDGLTDMEILSRYLQQAGYSVISAKTSEEAQDKLDKTQPDVIFLDVILPGKSGFEICRELKNNPKTSKIPVVFCSTKDSDVDKIWGNMLGGEGYLSKPIDREELVSTLKRLMKN, from the coding sequence ATGAACACTGTTTTAATTGTTGAAGATGGCTTGACAGATATGGAAATCCTCAGCCGTTACTTGCAACAAGCCGGCTATTCTGTGATTAGCGCTAAAACTAGTGAAGAGGCACAAGATAAACTCGATAAAACTCAACCTGATGTAATCTTTCTCGACGTAATTTTACCAGGAAAAAGTGGCTTTGAAATTTGTCGAGAACTCAAAAATAACCCCAAAACTAGTAAAATACCTGTAGTATTTTGTTCGACAAAAGATAGTGATGTAGATAAGATTTGGGGCAATATGTTGGGAGGCGAAGGATATCTATCTAAACCAATTGATAGAGAAGAATTAGTAAGCACTCTCAAGCGATTAATGAAGAATTAA
- a CDS encoding chemotaxis protein CheW, which produces METKEKFLSFNLGGNDTAVISLRHITEVVQVSLSDICGVPQLPNCVLGIYNWRGEMLWLVDLEEMLGYTPLLKDSNTLAKMMAIVLENEGQYLGLLVRQLMDIEWLDTNEMKAPYPELFYPALSPFLDGYFIKNYQEILFNLNALSIIKSSMWDIHN; this is translated from the coding sequence GTGGAGACGAAAGAAAAATTTTTAAGCTTTAATTTGGGAGGAAATGATACAGCTGTAATTTCATTACGGCACATCACAGAAGTTGTGCAAGTATCATTATCTGATATATGTGGTGTTCCTCAGTTACCCAATTGTGTCTTGGGTATCTATAACTGGCGTGGTGAGATGCTTTGGTTAGTTGATTTAGAGGAAATGCTAGGTTATACACCACTATTAAAAGATTCAAATACTCTCGCGAAAATGATGGCGATAGTTCTGGAAAATGAGGGACAATATTTGGGGCTATTGGTGCGACAACTTATGGATATTGAATGGCTAGATACCAATGAAATGAAAGCCCCATATCCTGAATTATTTTATCCAGCACTTTCACCTTTTTTGGATGGATATTTTATTAAAAATTATCAGGAAATATTGTTTAATTTGAATGCTTTAAGCATTATCAAATCTTCAATGTGGGACATTCATAATTGA
- a CDS encoding GAF domain-containing protein: MSISYNNSKKKENNITEIEHIENQNGSINIAIIARDELSTLNAIAEEFKAWREKLQGIVNQMREASDIDTLFKVTVAQIREKTTCDRALIYRFTTEESGTVLAESKTLGWTPALSENLPGIIFGLYTAKDYVEPIAIDDIKQVELTPYQQQLLEKFQIKASLNLPIFVEGKVWGLLIVNNCASMRQWQEGEITLLSQISTELTYRLQSLEFQRELEQQTLIKKSVTKVISKIIQLPDVDKIFQIITGEVRQLLKCDRVAIYRFQPDWSGKFVAESVGNSWVKMVGPDFNTVWQDTYLQETQGGRYAKGESLAVNDIHQAGHSPCHIEILEQFEMRAYIISPIFFGEKLWGLFAAYQNSGIREWQTWEVNFLSQIGLQCGVAISQGEYLQQARIQSENLIQIAEQEKALTKIVNRIRQASDVESIFKTTTGEVRQLLKCDRVAVYRFNHDWSGEFVAESVANGWVKLVGPDSQIIWEDTYLQETQGGRYAKGENSAVNDIYQVGFSACHVELLEKFEAKAYIIVPIFFGKKLWGLFAAYQNSAPREWQTKEITFLTQIGLQFSIAKSQVEYLEQLRLKSDTLSHIAEQEKAFSKIVNRIRQSLNVEEIFKAVTQEIRQLLRCDRAVIYRFNSDYSGEFIAESVGNGWVKLVEPNLKTPWTDTQLQECSQLGKYAKGEGFFANDIYHVGHSPCHIEALERFEVKAYITVPIFLGEQLWGLLAAYQNSRPRDWEESQVSLLTRISDQLALGLQQTEYLQKLQIQSAELAEAAAREKAAKELLQQRCIQLLIAVRPALNGDLTVRAPITEDEIGTIADAYNNTLQALRQIVIQVQSAAEQVAQTSTNSNASLQGLTDIAKQQSAEISTALSEIQQMVDSTQAVVANTELARVAVQQANQTVESGDAAMNLTVKAIQGIRETVAQTSKKIKRLSESSQKISKVVNLISNFATQTNVLALNAAIEATRAGEYGKGFAVVADEVRSLSRQSAAATIEIEKLVQEIQAETGEVAVAMETGIQQVVEGTNLVSDARQNLNEIVTATAEISQLLQQITAATHKQMTQSVTVTSTMKNVAEISHKTVNESDEIAAVFQQLSEMAQELLITASKFRVN, translated from the coding sequence ATGTCGATATCATATAATAATAGCAAAAAAAAAGAAAATAATATAACAGAGATAGAACACATAGAAAATCAAAATGGCAGCATTAATATAGCAATTATTGCCAGAGATGAACTATCGACATTAAATGCAATTGCTGAGGAATTTAAAGCTTGGCGTGAGAAATTACAAGGTATTGTAAATCAGATGCGTGAAGCGTCAGATATTGATACTCTGTTCAAAGTCACAGTAGCACAAATTAGAGAGAAAACTACCTGCGATCGCGCCTTAATTTATCGCTTCACTACTGAGGAGTCAGGTACTGTTTTAGCTGAATCAAAAACACTAGGTTGGACACCAGCTTTAAGCGAAAATCTACCGGGGATTATTTTTGGCTTATATACTGCTAAAGACTATGTAGAACCTATAGCGATTGACGATATTAAGCAGGTAGAACTCACACCTTATCAACAACAACTATTGGAAAAATTTCAAATCAAAGCCAGTTTGAATCTCCCGATTTTTGTAGAGGGTAAAGTCTGGGGTTTACTGATAGTAAATAATTGTGCGTCAATGCGACAGTGGCAAGAGGGAGAAATTACCTTACTATCGCAAATTAGCACAGAACTGACCTACAGATTGCAAAGTTTAGAATTTCAACGAGAACTGGAACAACAGACACTGATCAAAAAATCAGTCACCAAAGTTATTAGCAAGATTATTCAGCTACCAGATGTCGATAAAATCTTTCAAATCATTACTGGTGAAGTCCGCCAATTACTCAAGTGCGATCGCGTGGCTATTTATCGCTTCCAACCTGACTGGAGTGGTAAGTTTGTAGCTGAGTCTGTGGGTAATAGTTGGGTAAAAATGGTAGGCCCTGATTTTAACACAGTTTGGCAAGATACCTATTTACAAGAAACTCAAGGAGGACGTTACGCCAAAGGTGAATCTTTGGCGGTAAATGATATCCATCAAGCTGGTCATTCTCCATGCCATATTGAGATTTTAGAGCAGTTTGAAATGAGAGCTTATATAATTTCGCCGATATTTTTTGGGGAAAAATTATGGGGCTTATTTGCAGCTTATCAAAATTCGGGAATTCGTGAATGGCAAACCTGGGAAGTTAACTTTTTATCTCAGATTGGCTTACAGTGTGGTGTAGCTATTTCACAGGGAGAATATTTACAGCAAGCGCGGATACAATCAGAGAACTTAATTCAAATTGCTGAACAAGAAAAAGCTTTAACAAAGATAGTTAATCGCATCCGACAAGCTTCAGATGTGGAAAGTATCTTTAAAACTACTACTGGTGAAGTCCGCCAATTACTGAAATGCGATCGCGTAGCTGTTTACCGTTTCAACCATGACTGGAGTGGGGAGTTTGTAGCTGAGTCAGTAGCTAATGGTTGGGTGAAACTCGTAGGTCCTGATAGTCAAATTATCTGGGAAGATACCTATTTGCAAGAAACTCAAGGAGGGCGGTATGCTAAAGGTGAAAATTCTGCAGTAAATGATATTTATCAAGTAGGTTTTTCTGCCTGTCACGTAGAACTTTTAGAAAAATTTGAAGCCAAAGCTTATATAATCGTTCCGATATTTTTTGGTAAAAAGTTGTGGGGCTTGTTCGCAGCTTATCAAAATTCTGCACCTCGTGAATGGCAAACCAAGGAAATTACTTTTCTCACCCAGATTGGCTTGCAATTTAGCATAGCAAAGTCACAGGTTGAATACCTCGAACAACTCCGATTAAAATCTGATACACTAAGTCATATTGCTGAACAAGAGAAGGCATTTAGTAAGATAGTTAACCGCATTCGTCAATCATTAAATGTTGAAGAAATATTCAAAGCAGTCACTCAAGAAATCCGGCAATTACTGCGATGTGATCGCGCCGTTATCTACCGCTTTAACTCTGATTACAGCGGAGAATTTATCGCTGAATCGGTAGGTAATGGTTGGGTAAAACTGGTAGAACCTAATCTCAAAACCCCCTGGACAGATACCCAACTGCAAGAGTGTTCTCAATTGGGTAAATATGCCAAAGGTGAAGGCTTTTTTGCTAATGACATTTATCATGTTGGACATTCACCATGCCACATTGAAGCATTAGAGCGATTTGAAGTTAAAGCTTATATTACGGTGCCTATATTCTTGGGTGAACAATTGTGGGGATTACTAGCAGCTTATCAAAACTCAAGACCTCGTGATTGGGAAGAATCTCAAGTTAGTTTATTAACACGCATCAGCGACCAGTTAGCATTAGGATTACAACAAACTGAATATCTGCAAAAACTCCAAATACAGTCAGCAGAACTAGCAGAAGCAGCCGCAAGAGAAAAAGCAGCTAAAGAGTTATTACAGCAAAGATGCATCCAACTTTTGATAGCTGTCAGACCGGCTTTAAACGGCGATTTAACAGTACGTGCGCCAATCACAGAAGACGAAATTGGCACCATCGCCGACGCCTACAATAATACTTTGCAAGCACTCCGACAAATAGTCATCCAAGTACAGTCTGCAGCCGAACAAGTAGCGCAAACATCTACTAACAGTAATGCTTCACTACAGGGATTGACAGATATTGCAAAACAACAATCTGCAGAAATTAGCACCGCTTTAAGCGAAATTCAACAGATGGTTGACTCCACTCAAGCTGTGGTGGCTAATACGGAATTGGCGCGAGTAGCAGTTCAGCAAGCCAACCAAACTGTAGAGTCTGGTGACGCAGCAATGAACCTGACAGTCAAAGCCATCCAAGGGATTAGGGAAACCGTAGCTCAAACCAGCAAAAAGATTAAACGCCTCAGTGAATCCTCGCAAAAAATCTCCAAAGTGGTGAATTTGATTAGTAATTTTGCTACACAAACAAACGTCTTGGCTTTGAACGCAGCCATTGAAGCCACCCGCGCCGGCGAATATGGTAAAGGCTTTGCAGTTGTAGCTGATGAAGTTCGTTCTTTATCACGCCAATCAGCAGCAGCGACAATCGAAATTGAAAAATTAGTTCAGGAAATTCAAGCAGAAACTGGCGAAGTTGCAGTAGCGATGGAAACAGGAATTCAACAGGTAGTAGAAGGGACAAATCTGGTCAGTGACGCTAGACAAAATTTGAACGAAATTGTTACCGCCACAGCCGAAATTAGTCAGTTACTCCAGCAAATTACCGCAGCAACTCATAAACAAATGACGCAATCTGTAACAGTAACCTCAACCATGAAAAATGTGGCTGAAATTTCGCACAAAACTGTTAATGAATCTGATGAAATTGCTGCAGTTTTTCAACAATTATCGGAGATGGCGCAGGAGCTATTAATAACTGCAAGTAAGTTCAGAGTTAATTAA
- a CDS encoding fatty acid desaturase — protein MTSKSLAFPPEGGTAPRLSWTNVVFFATFHALALLAPWFFSWSALGLLVFLHWLFGSIGICLGYHRLLSHRSFQVPKAVEYVIGFIGALALQGGPIFWVGGHRQHHAHTEDIDLDPYSAQRGFWWSHMLWIFYPRNQFFDYEIYEKYAPDLARQAFYRWLDRYFLLLQIPLGLLLYFIGGWSFVIYGVFMRSVLLWHSTWFVNSATHKWGYRSFDANDGSRNLWWVSIVTYGEGWHNNHHTYPHVAKAGFSWWEIDITWWSIKALKTLGLAKKVIMPPVQSPNQG, from the coding sequence ATGACTTCAAAATCTTTGGCATTTCCTCCTGAAGGAGGAACTGCTCCTCGCCTCAGTTGGACGAATGTAGTATTTTTTGCTACATTTCATGCCTTAGCTCTCTTAGCTCCCTGGTTTTTCTCGTGGTCGGCCTTGGGTTTGCTGGTATTTTTGCATTGGTTATTTGGGAGCATTGGGATTTGTTTGGGATATCACCGACTTTTGAGTCATCGGAGTTTTCAGGTACCCAAAGCTGTAGAATATGTAATTGGGTTTATTGGTGCCCTGGCTTTGCAAGGTGGACCAATTTTTTGGGTTGGTGGACACCGCCAGCATCACGCCCACACAGAAGATATCGACCTAGACCCCTACTCTGCCCAGCGAGGATTTTGGTGGAGTCATATGTTATGGATATTCTACCCTCGCAACCAGTTTTTTGATTATGAAATCTATGAAAAATATGCCCCTGACCTGGCACGACAAGCATTTTATCGCTGGCTTGATCGGTACTTTCTGCTTTTGCAAATACCCCTAGGTCTACTACTCTACTTCATCGGCGGATGGTCTTTTGTAATCTACGGTGTTTTTATGAGATCCGTATTGCTGTGGCACTCAACTTGGTTTGTGAACTCAGCAACACACAAGTGGGGTTATCGCAGTTTTGACGCCAATGACGGCTCTCGTAATCTTTGGTGGGTATCCATCGTCACCTATGGCGAAGGATGGCACAACAACCATCATACTTATCCCCACGTAGCAAAAGCTGGATTTTCTTGGTGGGAGATTGATATTACTTGGTGGAGTATCAAAGCCTTAAAGACTCTGGGTTTAGCCAAAAAAGTAATTATGCCTCCCGTGCAAAGCCCCAATCAAGGATAG
- a CDS encoding TetR/AcrR family transcriptional regulator: MSSQPHSARQRLIQAALELFTAQGVSGTTTRQIADKAEVNEVTLFRHFGNKHGLLLAVLEESAAFKNLGESLVRRANPPSSVYQALKDYASESLLALERVPEFVRSVVGEADQYPTENRRALGRGLTEANRYVAEYLATVMQQGHLNTYLTPEKLASLLNGMLLGYAVIEFTSEFHELWEDRDDFLENLVELFLHGAMSSTVERTTEYLSRGAMTREAADLPAGLVHQILQQAKKLGIQDFALAYVLFGAGLSPKEIISLQRSHQIYDAQGHFLQITTSGSIRQVPVNQWIMGKRYGSYTNNPLIKWLKSRKDPHPTMFLNKADQPVSELEIQMYWEKWTEGLLTLPGQPPVIAQAQDTWCVEMLMRGITLDNLSILTGCDRSQLQPYARRAREKEALEQATRLDQKPG, translated from the coding sequence ATGTCGTCTCAACCCCATTCAGCACGTCAACGTCTAATTCAAGCCGCACTTGAATTGTTTACAGCTCAGGGAGTTAGTGGCACTACAACCCGCCAAATTGCGGACAAAGCAGAAGTAAATGAAGTGACTCTATTTCGGCACTTTGGTAATAAGCATGGATTGCTCCTGGCGGTCTTGGAAGAATCCGCAGCCTTCAAGAATTTAGGGGAGTCTTTGGTGCGGCGGGCAAATCCTCCTAGTAGCGTGTACCAAGCCCTGAAAGATTATGCAAGTGAAAGCTTACTTGCATTAGAACGAGTTCCAGAGTTTGTCCGGTCTGTGGTAGGTGAAGCCGACCAATACCCTACAGAAAATCGCCGCGCCCTCGGAAGAGGTTTAACAGAGGCTAACCGCTATGTAGCCGAGTATTTAGCAACGGTGATGCAGCAGGGACACTTAAATACCTATCTAACCCCAGAAAAATTAGCCAGTTTGTTAAATGGAATGCTTTTGGGATATGCGGTAATTGAATTTACCAGTGAATTTCACGAACTTTGGGAAGATCGGGATGATTTTCTGGAAAACTTGGTGGAGTTGTTTTTACACGGGGCGATGTCATCCACAGTCGAAAGAACAACAGAATATTTATCTAGAGGCGCCATGACTAGAGAAGCGGCTGATTTACCTGCAGGTTTAGTTCACCAAATTCTCCAACAAGCCAAAAAATTAGGAATTCAAGATTTTGCCTTGGCGTATGTATTATTTGGTGCTGGCTTATCCCCCAAAGAAATAATTAGTTTGCAGCGATCGCACCAAATTTACGATGCTCAAGGCCACTTCCTCCAGATTACAACTTCAGGATCTATCCGGCAAGTACCTGTGAATCAGTGGATTATGGGCAAACGCTATGGTTCTTATACTAACAATCCCTTAATCAAATGGCTGAAAAGTCGTAAAGATCCTCACCCTACAATGTTTCTTAATAAAGCAGACCAGCCAGTCAGTGAATTAGAAATCCAAATGTACTGGGAAAAATGGACCGAGGGACTTTTAACACTCCCCGGACAACCGCCAGTGATCGCCCAAGCACAAGATACATGGTGTGTAGAAATGTTAATGCGCGGGATCACCTTGGACAATCTCAGCATTTTGACTGGATGCGATCGCAGCCAATTGCAACCCTACGCCCGTCGGGCTAGAGAAAAAGAGGCTTTAGAGCAAGCAACTCGTTTAGATCAGAAGCCGGGTTGA
- a CDS encoding Rpn family recombination-promoting nuclease/putative transposase — MRRDSIFYKLFQQYPSVLFQLLEKPPNNADLYRFDSVAVKEPKFEIDGVFLPPENDIPGTVYFCEVQFQKDEQIYERVFAESHLYFYRNSARFNDWQAVIIYPSRNTEQSNIYPHRSLLNGNQVHRIYLDELGDIQQLPVWVGLMVLTTLAESKAPEAARYLLNRSNQEMSSNEMILEMITTIMMYRFENMTLREVQVMLGISLERSRAYQEIKQEAREEGRQEGLKEGRQEGRQEGRQEGRQEGRQEGRQEGRQEGRQEGLKESALNLVTRLLSKRFGELPEEVKNNISGLSLTNLENLSEALLDFTSLQDLQVWLNQLQD; from the coding sequence ATGCGTAGAGATTCTATTTTTTATAAACTTTTTCAACAATATCCATCTGTGTTATTTCAATTATTGGAAAAACCTCCAAACAATGCAGATTTATATAGATTTGATTCTGTAGCTGTTAAAGAGCCTAAATTTGAAATTGATGGAGTATTTTTACCACCAGAAAATGATATTCCAGGTACTGTTTATTTCTGTGAAGTGCAATTCCAAAAAGATGAACAAATTTATGAAAGGGTATTTGCCGAATCTCATTTATATTTCTACCGTAACAGTGCTAGATTTAATGATTGGCAAGCAGTTATAATTTATCCATCTCGCAATACAGAACAAAGTAATATTTACCCTCATCGCTCCTTGCTTAACGGCAACCAAGTACATAGAATATATTTAGATGAATTGGGAGATATTCAACAATTACCTGTGTGGGTAGGATTAATGGTACTGACGACTTTAGCAGAAAGTAAAGCACCAGAAGCAGCTAGGTATTTGTTAAATAGAAGTAATCAAGAAATGTCGTCAAATGAGATGATATTAGAAATGATTACTACAATAATGATGTATAGGTTTGAAAATATGACTTTACGGGAGGTTCAAGTCATGCTAGGAATATCATTAGAAAGAAGTCGCGCTTATCAAGAAATTAAACAGGAAGCAAGAGAAGAAGGAAGACAAGAAGGACTCAAAGAAGGAAGACAAGAAGGAAGACAAGAAGGAAGACAAGAAGGAAGACAAGAAGGAAGACAAGAAGGAAGACAAGAAGGAAGACAAGAAGGAAGACAAGAAGGACTCAAAGAAAGTGCTTTAAATTTAGTCACTCGACTGTTAAGTAAACGGTTTGGAGAATTACCAGAGGAAGTAAAAAATAATATTTCTGGGTTATCTTTAACTAACTTAGAAAATCTGAGTGAAGCGTTATTAGATTTTACCAGTTTACAAGATTTACAGGTTTGGTTAAATCAACTGCAAGATTAA
- a CDS encoding Uma2 family endonuclease, translating into MATQLSEAKSSNQLVITWEALPKDFQLEDEPVENTGQPILAGALRESLEISGLIEPQMLIASNFGLCATVNGQLIIKAPDWVYVSAVKEILSDRKSYTPILEGEIPTVVMEFISETDGGEYSVKRTYPPGKWFFYEQILQIPIYVIFEPDGGLLEYYQLKNGRYELILPDENGRHWVDSLGLFLGTWQGTKEARTGYWLRWWDKSGNLLLWAVEQIEQERQRAEQERQRAEQERQRAEQESERAEQERQRAEQESERAEQERQRAEQESQQKERLIAYLRSTGIDPNNLPPFQ; encoded by the coding sequence ATGGCAACCCAACTCAGCGAAGCGAAATCTTCAAATCAACTGGTAATCACATGGGAAGCCTTACCCAAAGACTTTCAATTAGAGGATGAGCCAGTGGAGAATACCGGTCAGCCAATTTTGGCTGGCGCTTTGCGCGAAAGCCTAGAAATTAGTGGCTTAATCGAGCCGCAAATGTTAATCGCCTCGAATTTTGGATTGTGTGCCACAGTCAACGGGCAATTGATCATTAAAGCACCAGACTGGGTATATGTATCGGCTGTTAAGGAAATTCTCAGCGATCGCAAAAGTTACACACCCATCCTCGAAGGTGAAATCCCTACCGTTGTGATGGAATTTATCTCCGAAACCGATGGTGGGGAATATTCTGTCAAGCGGACTTATCCACCAGGAAAGTGGTTTTTTTACGAGCAAATATTGCAGATTCCCATCTATGTAATTTTTGAACCAGACGGCGGTTTGTTAGAATATTATCAACTCAAAAATGGACGCTATGAGTTAATTCTACCTGATGAGAATGGTCGTCATTGGGTTGATTCTCTAGGTTTGTTTTTGGGAACTTGGCAAGGCACAAAAGAAGCTCGAACTGGTTATTGGTTGCGCTGGTGGGACAAATCTGGCAATTTGCTACTCTGGGCTGTAGAACAAATTGAACAGGAACGTCAACGCGCCGAACAGGAACGTCAACGCGCCGAACAGGAACGTCAACGCGCCGAACAGGAAAGCGAACGCGCCGAACAGGAACGTCAACGCGCCGAACAGGAAAGCGAACGCGCCGAACAGGAACGTCAACGCGCCGAACAGGAAAGCCAGCAAAAAGAACGACTGATTGCTTATTTACGATCTACGGGTATCGACCCCAATAATTTGCCACCATTCCAGTAG
- a CDS encoding MFS transporter, protein MTNSADGYAQKTAESEKLDFKTKLAYGAGDLGPAITANISVFFLLVFFTNVAGIPAGLAGSILMIGKIWDAVNDPFVGFLTDKTESRRWGRRLPWLLYGAIPFGAFFFLQWIVPQFSADKNANIWPLFWYYVAIGIVSQVFYTVVNLPYTAMTPELTQDYDERTSLNSFRFTFSIGGSILSLILSKIVFSLIEVPQQQYIVLAAVCTVISTLSLYWCVFGTRDRILAFEAKRTQTAEPPSIPFLEQLKIVFTNRPFLFVIGIYLFSWLGVQITASIIPYFVLYCMRLKDSDVPTVMIAVQGTALLMLFVWGAISKKVGKKVVYFLGMILWIIAAAGLFFLQQNQIGLMYVMAVMAGFGVSTAYLVPWSMIPDVIDLDELQTGQRREGIFYGFMVLLQKFGLAFGLFLVGNALQSAGFKEVVAGETTLAIQPDSALIAIRIAVGPLPTICLILGLVLTYFYPITREMHAEIMLKLKQRREGLNPHP, encoded by the coding sequence ATGACTAATTCTGCTGATGGTTATGCCCAAAAGACGGCTGAAAGTGAAAAGCTAGATTTTAAAACCAAACTGGCTTATGGTGCTGGCGATTTAGGGCCAGCAATTACTGCAAATATTTCCGTATTTTTTCTGCTGGTGTTCTTTACCAATGTCGCTGGTATCCCGGCGGGTTTGGCTGGAAGTATTTTAATGATTGGGAAAATTTGGGATGCAGTAAATGATCCCTTTGTGGGTTTTCTGACTGATAAAACTGAATCGCGGCGCTGGGGTCGTCGTCTCCCTTGGCTATTATATGGCGCAATTCCCTTTGGAGCTTTCTTTTTCTTGCAGTGGATTGTACCCCAATTTAGTGCCGATAAAAATGCCAATATTTGGCCGTTGTTTTGGTATTACGTAGCGATTGGGATAGTATCTCAGGTGTTTTACACTGTTGTCAATTTGCCTTATACGGCGATGACTCCAGAACTCACTCAAGATTACGACGAACGCACTAGCCTCAATAGCTTTCGCTTTACATTTTCCATTGGTGGCAGTATTTTGTCGTTGATTTTATCAAAAATTGTGTTTTCTTTGATTGAGGTTCCCCAACAACAATATATAGTGTTGGCGGCAGTCTGTACTGTAATTTCGACTTTATCATTATATTGGTGCGTGTTTGGTACACGCGATCGCATTTTGGCTTTTGAGGCTAAACGCACCCAAACTGCAGAACCCCCATCTATTCCTTTTCTCGAACAGTTAAAAATCGTCTTCACCAACCGACCTTTTTTATTTGTGATTGGTATATATCTTTTTTCTTGGTTAGGCGTGCAAATTACAGCTAGCATTATTCCCTACTTTGTTCTCTACTGTATGCGCCTCAAAGATTCAGATGTCCCCACAGTCATGATTGCAGTGCAAGGTACCGCCCTGCTAATGTTATTTGTCTGGGGTGCAATCAGTAAAAAAGTTGGGAAAAAAGTTGTTTATTTTCTTGGTATGATTTTATGGATCATCGCCGCTGCCGGACTATTTTTCTTACAGCAGAATCAAATAGGTTTAATGTATGTCATGGCTGTAATGGCAGGTTTTGGTGTTTCCACAGCTTATCTAGTTCCCTGGTCAATGATTCCAGATGTGATTGACTTAGATGAACTCCAAACCGGACAACGCCGTGAAGGCATTTTTTATGGCTTCATGGTTTTGCTGCAAAAATTTGGTTTAGCTTTCGGGCTATTTTTGGTCGGAAATGCTTTACAATCAGCCGGTTTTAAAGAAGTTGTAGCAGGAGAAACTACACTAGCGATACAACCTGATTCGGCATTAATCGCTATTCGGATTGCTGTTGGTCCTCTGCCTACCATTTGTTTAATTTTGGGCTTAGTTTTAACATATTTTTATCCCATTACCCGCGAAATGCACGCAGAAATTATGCTCAAACTTAAACAGCGACGCGAGGGTCTAAATCCCCATCCATAA
- a CDS encoding phosphoribosyltransferase, giving the protein MPDLYVSWSDYHQKIEQLAAQIYQSGWEFNQIICLARGGLRIGDILSRIYNQPLAILATSSYSGPGKQERSSLTFSRHLTMTTEKLGSHILLVDDLVDSGITLEETIPWLQQNSDSPIAEIRTGVIWYKACSVFEPNYYVDYLSDNPWIHQPFEHYEYMNPAELIRSRELGVRS; this is encoded by the coding sequence ATGCCAGACCTTTACGTTTCTTGGTCAGATTATCACCAAAAAATTGAACAACTGGCTGCTCAGATTTATCAATCTGGCTGGGAATTTAACCAGATTATCTGTCTTGCTAGAGGTGGACTGCGAATCGGAGATATTCTTTCCCGGATATATAATCAGCCCCTGGCAATTTTAGCTACATCATCTTACAGTGGACCGGGCAAACAGGAAAGAAGTAGTTTAACCTTTTCTCGCCACTTGACAATGACTACCGAAAAGTTAGGTTCCCATATTCTTTTAGTGGATGACCTGGTAGATTCTGGGATCACACTCGAAGAGACGATTCCCTGGCTCCAGCAAAATAGTGATTCCCCAATTGCGGAAATTCGCACTGGTGTAATTTGGTATAAAGCATGTTCAGTGTTTGAGCCAAATTACTACGTTGATTATTTATCTGATAATCCCTGGATTCATCAACCCTTTGAGCATTATGAGTATATGAACCCTGCTGAGTTAATCAGGAGTAGGGAGTTAGGAGTTAGGAGTTAG
- a CDS encoding Uma2 family endonuclease, whose product MIASPQDTYFTPAQYLQMEENSPIKHEYIDGYIYAMAGALDPHITIAGNLFALLRNHVRGSGCRVYITDMKARIESLNRFYYPDVMVTCDQRDQETPGYKRFPCLIVEVLSNSTEAFDRGDKFIDYQNIETLQEYVLINSKRQRIECFRRNNEGLWLLQFYTAEQNLFRLNSIDFEGTITALYEDVTFESQP is encoded by the coding sequence ATGATTGCTTCCCCCCAAGATACCTACTTCACCCCCGCACAATACCTCCAAATGGAGGAAAATAGCCCGATTAAACATGAATACATCGACGGGTACATCTACGCAATGGCTGGCGCCCTAGACCCCCACATTACCATCGCCGGGAATTTATTTGCACTTCTGCGTAATCATGTACGCGGTTCTGGCTGTCGTGTTTATATCACCGATATGAAAGCGCGAATAGAATCTCTGAATCGATTTTACTATCCTGATGTGATGGTTACTTGCGACCAACGCGACCAAGAGACACCCGGTTATAAAAGATTCCCTTGTTTAATAGTTGAAGTTTTATCTAATTCTACCGAAGCTTTTGACAGAGGTGACAAATTTATCGATTATCAAAATATAGAAACTTTGCAAGAGTATGTTTTAATTAATAGCAAACGCCAGCGAATCGAGTGCTTCCGTCGTAATAATGAAGGGCTGTGGCTATTACAATTTTACACGGCAGAACAAAACTTATTTCGCCTTAATAGTATTGATTTTGAAGGGACAATTACAGCGCTTTATGAAGATGTCACCTTTGAATCGCAGCCGTAA